A genomic segment from Nicotiana tabacum cultivar K326 chromosome 9, ASM71507v2, whole genome shotgun sequence encodes:
- the LOC107774553 gene encoding transcription factor bHLH35 isoform X2 has translation MENIGDEYKNYWETNMFLQNEELDSYFDEAISAYYDSSSPDGAQSSLASKNIVSERNRRKKLNERLFALRAVVPNISKMDKASIIKDAIEYIQELHEQERRIQAEISELESGRSKKNTSLEFDQDASFDAKPKRSRRLEQQYGYDSSGSTTRSSPSSSPVEVLELRVSSMGEKTVVVSLTCSKRTDTMVKVCEIFESLNIKIISANITAFSGRLLKTAFIEADEEEKELLKMRIETAIATLNDPDSPMST, from the exons ATGGAGAACATCGGTGATGAGTATAAGAATTATTGGGAAACAAACATGTTCTTACAAAACGAAGAACTCGATAG CTATTTCGATGAGGCAATCTCGGCATACTATGATTCAAGCTCGCCGGACGGGGCACAATCATCGTTGGCATCCAAGAACATTGTGTCAGAAAGGAATAGGAGGAAGAAGCTAAATGAGAGGTTATTTGCACTTAGAGCTGTGGTCCCAAACATTAGCAAG ATGGATAAAGCATCAATAATCAAAGATGCAATTGAGTACATTCAAGAATTGCATGAGCAAGAAAGGAGAATTCAAGCAGAGATATCAGAGCTTGAATCTGGAAGGTCAAAGAAGAATACCAGTCTTGAATTTGATCAAGATGCGAGCTTTGATGCAAAGCCTAAAAGATCAAGAAGACTTGAACAGCAATATGGTTATGATTCTTCTGGATCAACTACAAGATCATCACCATCCTCTTCTCctgttgaagtacttgag ttGAGGGTATCTTCAATGGGAGAAAAGACAGTGGTGGTGAGCCTCACTTGCAGCAAAAGAACAGACACAATGGTAAAAGTTTGTGAGATCTTTGAATCTTTGAATATCAAAATCATTAGTGCAAATATCACTGCTTTCTCTGGGAGGcttctcaagacagctttcatTGAG GCTGATGAGGAAGAGAAGGAACTTTTGAAGATGAGGATTGAAACTGCTATAGCTACTCTAAATGATCCAGATAGCCCTATGAGCACTTAG
- the LOC107774553 gene encoding transcription factor bHLH35 isoform X1, with amino-acid sequence MENIGDEYKNYWETNMFLQNEELDSSYFDEAISAYYDSSSPDGAQSSLASKNIVSERNRRKKLNERLFALRAVVPNISKMDKASIIKDAIEYIQELHEQERRIQAEISELESGRSKKNTSLEFDQDASFDAKPKRSRRLEQQYGYDSSGSTTRSSPSSSPVEVLELRVSSMGEKTVVVSLTCSKRTDTMVKVCEIFESLNIKIISANITAFSGRLLKTAFIEADEEEKELLKMRIETAIATLNDPDSPMST; translated from the exons ATGGAGAACATCGGTGATGAGTATAAGAATTATTGGGAAACAAACATGTTCTTACAAAACGAAGAACTCGATAG CAGCTATTTCGATGAGGCAATCTCGGCATACTATGATTCAAGCTCGCCGGACGGGGCACAATCATCGTTGGCATCCAAGAACATTGTGTCAGAAAGGAATAGGAGGAAGAAGCTAAATGAGAGGTTATTTGCACTTAGAGCTGTGGTCCCAAACATTAGCAAG ATGGATAAAGCATCAATAATCAAAGATGCAATTGAGTACATTCAAGAATTGCATGAGCAAGAAAGGAGAATTCAAGCAGAGATATCAGAGCTTGAATCTGGAAGGTCAAAGAAGAATACCAGTCTTGAATTTGATCAAGATGCGAGCTTTGATGCAAAGCCTAAAAGATCAAGAAGACTTGAACAGCAATATGGTTATGATTCTTCTGGATCAACTACAAGATCATCACCATCCTCTTCTCctgttgaagtacttgag ttGAGGGTATCTTCAATGGGAGAAAAGACAGTGGTGGTGAGCCTCACTTGCAGCAAAAGAACAGACACAATGGTAAAAGTTTGTGAGATCTTTGAATCTTTGAATATCAAAATCATTAGTGCAAATATCACTGCTTTCTCTGGGAGGcttctcaagacagctttcatTGAG GCTGATGAGGAAGAGAAGGAACTTTTGAAGATGAGGATTGAAACTGCTATAGCTACTCTAAATGATCCAGATAGCCCTATGAGCACTTAG